The proteins below are encoded in one region of Winogradskyella helgolandensis:
- a CDS encoding choice-of-anchor L domain-containing protein, protein MKQTLLAITLLFSLLNYAQNISVDSETYTPQQLVENILIDSDCINNVTVTNVVGGDFGGTDQSYGYFEANGSNFPFESGIVLSTGKLTNVPGPNNNLSDDNAPSWTGDFDLESALNESGTINATILEFDFTSVASQISFRYIFASEEYQENNSNTCNYSDVFGFLIRPVAGQVQYENIAIVPNTNIPVKVTTVTPGVPNNCPPENETYFGSFNDANAPINFNGQTAILTATANVVPNVTYHVKLVIADEANYRYDSVVFLEAGSFELSSDLGPNLLVATSNALCEGETIELNARQDGQNAYDWYKDGSLIDSQPSNCVNCGTYTVTEEGTYNVEVTLANGCIAYGEVIIEYASLPLGVNSILVECDANQDGLTIYDLYNASFDLIDGDQGLTVDDFFLSEAEAIANINPIANPDAFQNTSPFQIVFARIVNQANCPTVAELELQISNNVLNIPDLEACDGDVVDGFATFNLNDTFNYIQTQISDDIFVSYYESEIDAFNGTNALNPTFDNTIAYSQSLYVKVDTDIGCYGISTVNLNVLYTPLLEADETFLYCLNTYPEPLTIFGGVLNDLPNNYYYEWQFNGTTTDVNTLFYDVTEPGTYTVIVTDPNGCSSSRTITILASETATIESVNVIGVAPNNTVTISVSGIGDYEIALDDIDGLYQDNFVFTNVSKGFHTVYIRDKNGCGTAEETISVIGFPKFFTPNGDDDNPTWQVTGDEDQFNQIASIQIFNRYGKLMTVLTSANRSWDGTLKGKPLPSDDYWFVADFIDGKSYTGHFALRR, encoded by the coding sequence ATGAAGCAAACATTACTAGCTATTACCCTATTATTTTCCCTATTGAATTATGCCCAGAACATTTCAGTAGATAGCGAGACGTATACACCTCAACAACTTGTAGAAAACATCTTAATTGATAGTGATTGTATCAATAATGTTACCGTAACTAATGTGGTTGGTGGTGATTTTGGAGGAACCGATCAAAGCTACGGATATTTTGAAGCCAATGGTTCTAATTTCCCTTTTGAAAGTGGTATTGTGCTCAGTACAGGAAAATTAACAAATGTTCCTGGACCAAATAATAATTTAAGTGATGATAATGCACCAAGCTGGACTGGAGATTTTGACTTAGAAAGTGCACTAAACGAATCCGGCACCATCAATGCCACCATCTTAGAGTTTGATTTTACATCTGTAGCATCACAAATTAGTTTTAGATATATTTTTGCATCAGAAGAATATCAAGAGAACAATTCTAATACCTGTAATTATTCTGATGTATTTGGGTTTTTAATTCGGCCTGTTGCAGGACAAGTACAATATGAAAATATTGCAATTGTACCAAACACCAACATTCCTGTTAAAGTAACTACGGTTACACCTGGAGTTCCCAATAATTGTCCACCAGAAAACGAAACGTATTTTGGCAGTTTTAACGATGCTAATGCTCCTATAAATTTTAATGGTCAAACGGCTATTTTAACAGCAACTGCAAACGTTGTTCCCAATGTTACCTACCACGTAAAGTTAGTCATTGCAGATGAAGCTAATTACAGATACGATTCGGTCGTCTTTTTAGAAGCTGGCAGTTTTGAGCTATCTTCAGATTTAGGCCCTAATTTGCTTGTTGCAACTAGTAATGCTCTATGCGAGGGAGAAACTATAGAACTAAATGCAAGACAAGATGGGCAAAATGCATACGATTGGTACAAAGATGGTAGCTTAATTGATTCTCAGCCTAGCAATTGTGTGAATTGTGGTACGTATACCGTTACCGAAGAAGGAACCTATAACGTTGAAGTCACCTTAGCCAATGGCTGTATTGCCTATGGAGAAGTGATTATAGAATATGCATCATTACCCCTTGGCGTTAATTCTATTTTAGTTGAATGTGATGCAAATCAAGATGGTTTAACCATTTACGATTTATATAATGCTTCCTTTGATTTAATTGATGGAGATCAAGGTTTAACTGTCGATGATTTTTTCTTGTCAGAAGCAGAGGCTATAGCAAATATAAATCCGATTGCAAATCCTGATGCGTTTCAAAACACTTCACCTTTTCAAATCGTTTTTGCACGAATTGTGAATCAAGCCAATTGCCCTACTGTTGCAGAATTAGAATTACAAATTTCAAATAATGTTTTAAATATCCCAGATTTGGAAGCTTGCGATGGAGATGTTGTTGATGGATTTGCGACATTTAACTTAAATGATACTTTTAATTATATCCAAACTCAAATTTCTGATGATATTTTTGTTAGTTATTACGAATCAGAAATTGATGCTTTTAATGGCACTAACGCATTAAATCCAACATTCGACAATACGATTGCATATTCTCAAAGCCTATATGTAAAAGTAGACACCGATATTGGGTGTTACGGTATTTCCACTGTAAACCTAAATGTACTTTACACTCCTTTATTAGAAGCTGATGAAACTTTTCTATATTGTTTAAACACATATCCAGAACCGCTTACTATTTTTGGTGGAGTGCTTAATGATTTACCAAATAATTATTATTACGAATGGCAGTTTAATGGCACAACAACAGATGTCAATACGTTATTTTATGATGTTACAGAACCTGGCACTTATACTGTAATTGTTACAGATCCAAATGGTTGCTCTTCTAGTAGAACAATTACGATTTTAGCTTCGGAAACAGCAACAATAGAAAGTGTTAACGTTATTGGTGTTGCGCCAAATAACACGGTTACAATTTCTGTCTCCGGTATTGGAGACTATGAAATTGCTTTAGATGATATCGATGGATTATATCAAGATAATTTTGTATTCACTAATGTTTCTAAGGGATTTCATACTGTTTATATAAGAGATAAAAATGGCTGTGGTACCGCTGAAGAAACCATTTCTGTTATAGGCTTTCCTAAATTCTTTACCCCAAATGGTGATGATGATAATCCCACGTGGCAAGTTACTGGAGACGAGGACCAATTTAATCAAATAGCATCTATTCAAATTTTTAACCGTTATGGTAAATTAATGACGGTATTAACGTCTGCAAATCGCAGTTGGGATGGAACACTAAAAGGCAAACCGCTTCCGAGTGATGATTATTGGTTTGTCGCAGATTTCATTGATGGCAAATCCTATACTGGTCATTTTGCACTGAGAAGATAA
- a CDS encoding T9SS type B sorting domain-containing protein: MKNYTLFLFPLVLFLNGYFLINNTDYSTYETESIACPAPAINTFSPSSGPENTEITVNGSNFDTTTTVDFNGTNATFTIINDSKMTIIVPSGIATTSNITLTTSGGCDTTTVTSFSLLNSDCNSADEIYISEVYDSDGGSYGVIELYNPTNTTINLDAIYEVQRFGDIGNATPSATIPLEGSIAPLSTYIIEMGSTGNSCSGLTAGISINAGINEDDEIKLLKNGTIIDVMYTDDEIGYSFIRNADASAPSTTYNLNEWLLLEDEDCSDLGSHTSNGGSSAPTITHPNNQDICENGTASFSVSVNTGSYSYQWLVLNTSGNWVNISNDSNYSGATTSTLTIANTPASFSGLQYYCMMSSVDCNLVSNAAQLIVSNPEVDTLPNQTVCSNFILPELTNGNYYTGTNGTGTQLNAGDVITSFQTIYIFNSSGTPPNTCSNESSFTVSISGNPLVSVLDDQTVCSEYVLPSITNGNYFTAPDGNGTPLIAGDIISASQTIYIYNASGVAPNICTNESSFEVNVIGTPDVNILPDVSICSEFILPTLTNGNYFTGTNGTGTPLTAGTIISTSQTIYIYNELGTTPDTCTNESSFDITIYPATDFDLTDSNIEIDGSSITITMPNTSIDYEYAIDGTSFQSENVFTNISEGLNTLYVQDSNGCIVRFISFEIQPAADELFIPNGFSPNNDGENEWFNIQGLYDVYTNHKLEIYNRYGTLIFEGNNTKKWFGIANKGVMHNDKVLPVGTYFYALYLNEPNTDSKPLMGWVYLNK, encoded by the coding sequence ATGAAGAATTACACCTTATTTCTATTTCCACTTGTTTTATTTTTAAACGGTTATTTTTTAATAAATAATACAGACTATTCGACTTACGAAACTGAAAGCATTGCTTGTCCGGCTCCAGCAATAAACACATTTAGTCCTTCAAGCGGACCTGAAAACACAGAAATAACAGTTAATGGAAGTAATTTCGATACGACAACGACAGTTGATTTTAACGGTACTAATGCGACCTTTACAATAATAAATGACAGTAAAATGACTATTATTGTGCCTTCTGGAATTGCTACTACTTCTAATATTACGCTTACGACTTCTGGAGGCTGTGACACTACAACTGTTACAAGCTTCTCCTTATTAAATTCTGATTGTAATTCTGCGGATGAGATTTATATATCTGAAGTTTATGATTCAGACGGTGGAAGTTATGGTGTTATAGAGCTCTATAATCCAACAAACACCACAATAAACTTGGATGCCATTTATGAAGTACAACGTTTTGGAGATATTGGTAATGCAACACCGAGTGCAACGATTCCATTAGAAGGTTCTATTGCTCCGCTCAGTACTTATATTATTGAAATGGGTAGTACAGGTAATTCGTGTAGTGGTTTAACTGCTGGCATATCAATAAACGCTGGTATTAATGAGGATGACGAAATTAAATTATTAAAAAATGGAACTATCATTGATGTGATGTATACTGACGATGAAATTGGCTATAGTTTCATTAGAAATGCAGATGCATCTGCACCAAGCACAACATATAACCTTAACGAATGGTTACTGTTAGAAGATGAAGATTGTTCTGATTTAGGATCACATACATCAAATGGTGGTAGTTCTGCACCAACTATTACACATCCCAACAATCAAGATATTTGCGAAAACGGAACAGCTAGCTTTTCTGTATCTGTAAATACAGGATCGTATTCTTACCAATGGCTTGTACTTAATACTTCTGGAAACTGGGTAAACATCAGTAACGATAGTAATTATTCTGGTGCAACCACTAGCACATTAACTATTGCTAATACTCCTGCTAGTTTTAGTGGGTTACAATATTACTGTATGATGTCATCTGTAGATTGTAATCTTGTTTCAAATGCAGCGCAACTTATCGTTTCAAATCCTGAAGTAGATACATTACCAAACCAAACCGTATGTTCTAATTTTATTCTACCTGAACTAACTAACGGAAATTATTATACAGGAACTAACGGTACAGGAACTCAACTAAATGCTGGAGATGTAATAACATCTTTTCAAACCATCTATATTTTTAATTCATCGGGAACTCCTCCTAATACGTGTAGTAATGAATCTAGCTTTACCGTTTCCATTAGTGGAAATCCACTTGTAAGTGTTTTAGATGACCAAACTGTTTGTTCTGAGTATGTCTTACCAAGTATAACTAATGGAAATTATTTTACAGCGCCTGATGGAAATGGTACACCTTTAATTGCAGGAGATATTATATCAGCATCACAAACGATTTATATTTATAATGCGTCTGGAGTTGCTCCTAATATTTGCACTAACGAAAGTAGTTTTGAGGTCAATGTAATTGGAACTCCAGATGTAAATATACTTCCTGATGTTTCGATTTGTTCGGAATTCATTTTACCAACACTAACAAATGGAAACTATTTCACAGGAACTAACGGAACAGGAACACCACTTACTGCTGGCACTATTATTTCAACATCACAAACCATTTACATTTATAATGAGCTTGGTACAACACCAGATACATGTACAAACGAAAGTAGCTTTGACATTACCATTTATCCTGCTACAGATTTCGATCTAACCGATTCAAATATTGAAATAGACGGAAGTTCAATAACCATTACAATGCCTAATACTTCAATAGATTACGAATACGCTATTGACGGTACTAGTTTTCAAAGTGAAAATGTATTTACCAATATTTCTGAAGGCTTGAACACCTTATATGTTCAAGATAGCAATGGCTGTATTGTTAGATTTATATCATTTGAAATTCAACCAGCAGCAGACGAGCTATTTATTCCAAATGGCTTTTCTCCTAATAATGATGGCGAGAATGAATGGTTTAACATTCAAGGTCTATATGATGTTTACACCAACCATAAATTAGAAATTTATAACCGATATGGCACTTTAATTTTTGAAGGAAATAACACTAAAAAATGGTTCGGAATAGCAAATAAAGGGGTAATGCACAACGATAAAGTGCTACCTGTAGGCACCTATTTTTATGCTTTATATTTAAATGAGCCTAATACGGATTCTAAACCTTTAATGGGTTGGGTTTATCTTAATAAATAA
- a CDS encoding T9SS type B sorting domain-containing protein: MKRINLLIHCTYVLSLFFITNTYATVSSDIEEDNSFCPAPIINTFTPATGPQNTLITINGSNFSAAASVSVDGINTTFTIINDSQITALIPAGAIDTSGISIISNGGCTGTSSSDFTVLATNCDSADIYISELYDANGGDYAVIELYNPTNSPVIIDNVYVIERFGDVGNATPNNIFNTIIGTIPPMDTFVIQMGSGTNCSPLDVDFNIPTGINDNDEFKLYKNGTLIDIVNAPDEKGYTVIRNADAPLPQTTYDSNDWTINSSENCSNLGSHTADPITNNIPEIIDPITQTICENGAVTFITSLNNSIFQYQWKVLDASGNWVDVPNASPYSDPQNSWLDITNAPLSFDGNQYYCEVIYNSCPLITNVAQLIIDNPAVDTLSDQTVCSSYTLPILTDGDYYTVTDGAGTQLNAGDIISTDQTIYIYNEIGTAPDNCSNESSFDITITGTPDIDTITNQTVCSSYTLPALTNGDYYTATDGGGTQLNAGDIISTDQTIYIYNEIGTAPDNCSNESSFVIAITGTPDVDTITNQTVCSSYTLPALTNGDYYTATDGTGTQLNAGDIISTDQTIYIYNEIGTAPNICSNESSFEVSVNGTPNVDTLADQTACGSYILPTLTDGNYFTGTNGTGTPLNAGDSVSTIQTIYIYVEIGTAPDTCTNESSFEVTITSAPDVDTISNQAVCSDYTLPSLTNGNYFTGTNGTGTPLNAGDIISTDQTIYIYNEIGTAPNICSNESSFEVTVNGTPNVDTLSDQTECASYTLPTLTNGNYFSGTNGTGTPLNAGDVISSSQTIYIYVEIGTAPDTCNNESSFDVTITGAPNVDTLANQTICSEYTLPTLTNGNYFTGTNGTGTLFNAGDVITTSQTLYIYSEIGTAPNTCSNESSFDITINDAVDFTLDESNISISNSMLIVTMTDLTSDYLYAVDYSSTQTSNIFNDLSEGIHTLHVSDIYGCIIKSLSFEIEVDLFIPVFFTPNNDTYNDYWTVIDRNYIVKEILIFNRYGKLIKQLIPLNYSWDGYYNGKMLESNDFWYLITLKNGDELRGHFALKH, encoded by the coding sequence ATGAAACGCATTAATTTACTAATTCACTGTACCTACGTCTTAAGTTTATTTTTTATAACAAATACTTATGCCACAGTTAGTAGTGATATTGAAGAAGACAACAGCTTTTGTCCTGCACCAATAATTAATACGTTTACACCTGCTACTGGACCACAAAACACGTTAATTACGATTAACGGTAGTAACTTTAGTGCTGCAGCTTCAGTATCAGTTGATGGAATTAATACCACCTTCACCATAATAAATGATTCTCAAATCACAGCACTTATACCTGCTGGTGCAATTGATACTTCTGGCATTTCTATTATAAGTAATGGTGGTTGTACAGGGACTTCTTCATCAGATTTTACGGTCTTAGCGACAAACTGTGATTCTGCTGATATTTATATTTCAGAATTATATGATGCCAATGGAGGTGATTATGCTGTTATAGAACTTTATAACCCTACAAATTCCCCTGTGATTATTGATAATGTTTATGTGATTGAACGTTTTGGAGACGTCGGAAATGCGACACCTAATAATATTTTTAACACCATTATAGGTACAATTCCTCCTATGGACACGTTTGTCATTCAAATGGGAAGCGGCACAAATTGTTCTCCTTTAGATGTTGATTTCAATATTCCTACAGGAATTAATGATAACGATGAGTTCAAATTATATAAAAACGGAACTCTTATTGATATCGTAAATGCACCTGATGAAAAAGGCTATACTGTTATCAGAAATGCAGATGCACCGCTACCTCAAACAACTTATGATAGCAACGACTGGACTATTAATTCTAGTGAAAATTGTTCGAACTTAGGGTCGCATACAGCAGATCCAATTACGAATAACATACCTGAAATTATAGATCCAATAACACAAACGATATGTGAGAATGGTGCTGTAACGTTTATTACGTCTTTAAACAATAGTATATTTCAATATCAATGGAAGGTTCTTGATGCTTCAGGAAACTGGGTAGATGTCCCTAACGCTAGTCCGTACTCTGACCCTCAAAATAGCTGGTTAGATATTACTAATGCTCCTTTAAGTTTTGATGGAAATCAATATTACTGTGAAGTTATCTATAATTCTTGTCCATTAATAACGAATGTTGCGCAATTAATTATTGATAATCCCGCTGTGGATACGCTTTCTGATCAAACTGTGTGTTCAAGTTATACGTTACCAATCCTAACTGACGGAGATTATTATACTGTAACAGATGGTGCAGGAACGCAACTTAATGCTGGTGATATTATTTCAACAGATCAAACCATTTATATTTATAATGAAATAGGCACGGCTCCTGATAATTGCTCAAATGAAAGTAGCTTTGACATTACGATTACCGGAACTCCAGATATAGATACAATTACTAACCAAACGGTCTGTTCTAGTTATACATTACCTGCTTTAACTAATGGTGATTATTATACCGCTACTGATGGTGGAGGAACGCAACTTAATGCGGGTGATATTATTTCAACAGATCAAACCATTTATATTTATAATGAAATAGGCACGGCTCCTGATAATTGCTCAAATGAAAGTAGCTTTGTCATTGCGATTACCGGAACTCCAGATGTAGATACAATTACTAACCAAACGGTCTGTTCTAGTTATACATTACCTGCTTTAACTAATGGTGATTATTATACCGCTACTGATGGTACAGGAACGCAACTTAATGCGGGTGATATTATTTCAACAGATCAAACTATTTATATTTATAATGAAATAGGAACAGCTCCAAATATATGTTCAAACGAAAGTAGCTTTGAGGTTTCTGTGAATGGTACACCTAATGTTGATACCCTTGCTGACCAAACAGCATGTGGATCGTATATATTACCTACTCTTACAGACGGTAACTATTTTACAGGTACAAACGGTACAGGAACACCACTTAATGCAGGTGATAGTGTTTCGACTATACAAACTATCTATATTTACGTAGAAATTGGTACAGCACCAGACACGTGTACAAATGAAAGTAGTTTTGAGGTGACTATCACAAGCGCGCCAGATGTAGATACGATTTCTAATCAAGCCGTTTGTTCAGATTACACCTTGCCTTCACTAACCAATGGTAATTATTTTACGGGTACAAACGGTACAGGAACACCACTTAATGCTGGTGATATTATTTCAACAGATCAAACCATTTATATTTATAACGAAATAGGAACAGCCCCAAATATATGTTCAAACGAAAGCAGTTTTGAGGTTACTGTGAATGGCACTCCTAATGTAGATACACTATCTGACCAAACGGAATGTGCATCATACACCTTGCCTACTCTTACCAACGGCAACTATTTTTCTGGCACAAATGGAACAGGCACTCCTCTTAATGCCGGAGATGTAATTTCATCTTCACAAACCATCTATATTTATGTTGAAATTGGTACAGCTCCAGATACTTGTAATAATGAAAGTAGCTTTGATGTTACGATTACTGGAGCACCAAATGTAGATACCTTGGCTAACCAAACTATTTGTTCAGAATATACATTACCTACACTAACCAACGGTAATTATTTTACGGGAACAAACGGTACAGGAACTCTATTTAATGCTGGAGATGTCATTACAACTTCACAAACCTTATATATATATTCCGAAATAGGCACGGCTCCAAATACCTGCTCTAATGAAAGTAGTTTTGACATTACTATTAATGACGCTGTAGATTTCACTCTCGATGAATCCAATATTTCAATAAGCAACAGTATGCTTATAGTTACCATGACGGATCTCACTTCAGACTATTTATACGCTGTTGATTATTCTAGCACGCAAACATCTAATATTTTTAATGATCTTTCAGAAGGTATTCATACGCTACATGTCTCTGATATCTACGGCTGTATCATTAAATCCCTTTCCTTTGAAATTGAAGTAGACCTTTTTATCCCTGTCTTTTTCACTCCTAATAATGATACTTATAATGATTATTGGACTGTTATTGACCGAAATTACATTGTAAAAGAAATCCTTATTTTTAATAGATATGGTAAGCTCATAAAACAATTAATTCCTTTGAATTACTCTTGGGATGGCTATTACAATGGAAAAATGTTAGAGTCGAATGATTTCTGGTATTTAATCACATTAAAAAATGGTGATGAACTTAGAGGTCATTTTGCTTTAAAGCATTAA
- the uvrB gene encoding excinuclease ABC subunit UvrB, translated as MRFKIESEFKPTGDQPQAIKKLAKGITDKEKYQTLLGVTGSGKTFTVANVIEEVQRPTLVLAHNKTLAAQLYSEFKQFFPENAVEYFVSYYDYYQPEAYIPTSGVYIEKDLSINEEIEKMRLSTTSSLLSGRRDVIVIASVSCLYGIGNPVEFQKNVITLERDQVISRTKLLHQLVQSLYSRTEAEFKNGNFRIKGDTVDVFPGYADHAFRIHFFGDEIEEIEAFDARSNEIIERYDRLNIYPANMFVTSPDVLNGAIKDIQDDLVKQYDYFKEIGKHLEAKRLKERTEFDLEMIRELGYCSGIENYSRYLDGRLPGTRPFCLLDYFPDDFLMVVDESHVTISQVHAMYGGDRSRKVNLVDYGFRLPAAMDNRPLKFEEFEALQNQVIYVSATPADYEMQKTDGVYVEQVIRPTGLLDPIIEVRPSLNQIDDLIEEIQNRVEKDERTLVTTLTKRMAEELTKYLTRISIRTRYIHSDVDTLERVEIMQDLRKGVFDVLVGVNLLREGLDLPEVSLVAILDADKEGFLRSARSLTQTVGRAARHLNGKAIMYADKITKSMQKTIDETNYRREKQVAYNTKHNLVPKALNKSLNSALTQNSVSTYRTELDAQIAAEPESEYLTKGELEKKIRERRKLMEQAAKALDFLEAARFRDEITAYQSKLEKLKV; from the coding sequence ATGCGATTTAAAATTGAGTCTGAATTTAAACCTACTGGTGATCAGCCACAAGCTATAAAAAAACTGGCTAAAGGGATTACTGATAAAGAAAAATACCAAACGCTTTTAGGTGTTACGGGTTCTGGAAAAACATTTACAGTCGCCAATGTGATTGAAGAAGTGCAAAGACCAACGCTAGTTTTGGCACATAACAAAACTTTGGCCGCACAACTCTATTCTGAGTTTAAACAGTTTTTTCCAGAGAATGCTGTTGAGTATTTTGTATCCTATTATGATTACTATCAACCTGAAGCTTATATTCCTACTTCTGGTGTTTATATAGAAAAAGATTTATCTATTAACGAGGAAATTGAGAAGATGCGTTTAAGTACAACCTCTTCCCTACTTTCTGGTCGACGAGATGTAATTGTGATTGCATCAGTGTCTTGTTTATATGGTATTGGAAATCCTGTAGAATTTCAAAAAAATGTAATTACATTAGAACGCGATCAGGTTATTTCTCGTACCAAATTATTACATCAACTCGTTCAAAGTTTATATTCTAGAACTGAAGCCGAATTCAAAAATGGTAACTTCAGAATTAAAGGAGATACTGTAGATGTTTTTCCGGGTTATGCAGATCATGCCTTTAGAATTCACTTTTTTGGTGATGAAATTGAAGAAATTGAAGCTTTTGATGCCAGAAGCAACGAAATCATAGAACGCTACGACAGACTGAATATTTATCCTGCTAATATGTTTGTGACCTCTCCTGATGTATTGAATGGAGCAATTAAAGATATTCAAGATGATTTAGTAAAACAATACGATTATTTTAAGGAAATAGGCAAACATCTTGAAGCCAAACGATTAAAGGAACGTACCGAATTCGATTTGGAAATGATTCGTGAATTAGGGTATTGCTCTGGTATTGAGAATTATTCAAGATATTTAGATGGACGATTACCAGGAACACGACCGTTCTGTTTATTAGATTATTTTCCAGATGATTTTTTAATGGTGGTTGATGAAAGTCACGTCACCATTTCCCAAGTTCATGCCATGTATGGAGGAGATAGAAGCCGAAAGGTGAATTTAGTAGATTACGGTTTCCGTTTACCTGCTGCTATGGACAATAGACCTTTAAAGTTTGAAGAGTTTGAAGCCCTTCAAAATCAAGTAATCTATGTTTCTGCGACTCCAGCTGATTATGAAATGCAAAAAACGGATGGTGTTTATGTGGAGCAAGTGATTCGTCCTACAGGATTATTGGATCCAATTATTGAAGTCAGACCAAGTCTAAATCAGATTGATGATTTAATTGAAGAAATTCAAAATCGTGTTGAAAAAGACGAACGGACTTTAGTCACCACGCTGACCAAACGAATGGCTGAAGAATTGACAAAATATTTAACAAGAATTTCGATTAGAACTAGATATATTCATAGTGATGTAGATACTTTGGAACGTGTTGAAATCATGCAAGATTTACGAAAAGGAGTTTTTGATGTGTTGGTCGGTGTCAACTTACTTCGTGAAGGTTTAGATTTACCAGAAGTATCACTGGTGGCTATTTTAGATGCGGACAAGGAAGGCTTTTTACGTTCAGCACGTTCTTTAACGCAAACCGTTGGTAGAGCTGCAAGACATCTTAACGGTAAAGCCATTATGTATGCTGATAAAATTACCAAAAGCATGCAAAAAACAATAGATGAAACGAATTACCGTCGAGAAAAACAAGTTGCATACAACACTAAACACAACCTTGTACCAAAAGCATTAAATAAGAGTTTAAATAGTGCTTTAACGCAAAATTCAGTGAGTACTTACCGAACAGAACTAGATGCACAAATAGCAGCAGAACCAGAAAGTGAATACCTAACAAAAGGAGAACTCGAAAAGAAAATAAGAGAACGACGCAAATTAATGGAACAAGCCGCAAAAGCCTTAGACTTTTTAGAAGCAGCACGTTTTAGAGATGAAATTACGGCTTATCAGAGTAAATTGGAGAAGTTGAAGGTTTAA
- a CDS encoding TerB family tellurite resistance protein: protein MINRVEKLSLLSEMIAFAQTDENIKSIEYKFLYSIAKQLEISKEDFQYLFEHPVTYVNLKSHSERIVQFHRLVLLMNLDHKVAPKQLVKIHNFGLRMGLSHESINRVLDLMDSFPNKIVPPDFLIDIFKVQYN from the coding sequence ATGATTAATCGCGTTGAAAAACTGAGTTTGCTTTCCGAGATGATTGCATTCGCTCAAACAGATGAAAATATAAAATCTATAGAATATAAATTTTTATATAGCATCGCTAAACAGTTGGAAATTTCTAAAGAAGATTTTCAATATCTTTTTGAACATCCTGTCACTTATGTAAATTTAAAGTCACATAGTGAACGTATTGTTCAATTTCATAGATTAGTATTACTTATGAATTTAGATCATAAAGTAGCACCTAAACAATTGGTTAAAATTCACAATTTCGGACTTAGAATGGGCTTAAGTCATGAGTCTATTAATCGTGTGTTAGATTTAATGGATAGCTTTCCTAATAAAATTGTACCACCAGATTTTTTAATTGATATTTTTAAGGTGCAATATAATTAG
- a CDS encoding alpha/beta hydrolase, whose amino-acid sequence MKSKHLHLLFLVFILHQLSAQSTASEQITKFTIASPQLDSSKTIWVYLPTNYKKTKKSYPVIYMHDAQNLFDAETSYVGEWEVDEYMDKLTDNKSIIIGIEHGNAKRIDELTPYKHEKHGGGNGDAYLAFIKNTLKPHIDVAYRTKPEAEHTSIFGSSLGGLLSFYAVIKYPETFGNAGVFSPAFWINPEIFELVEATDIPETSKFYFLAGSDEGDTMIPKLEKMIKLLQSKGVNELQFESHTIEGGQHNEKLWATHFGEAYQYLISNN is encoded by the coding sequence ATGAAATCGAAGCATTTGCACTTGCTATTTCTAGTATTTATTCTACACCAACTATCAGCGCAAAGCACTGCTTCTGAACAGATTACGAAATTCACTATTGCGTCACCTCAACTCGATTCCTCAAAAACTATTTGGGTGTATTTACCTACAAATTATAAAAAAACTAAAAAATCGTATCCCGTCATTTATATGCATGATGCGCAAAATTTATTTGATGCAGAAACATCCTATGTTGGAGAATGGGAAGTTGATGAATATATGGACAAACTAACCGATAATAAAAGTATCATTATTGGGATTGAACATGGCAATGCTAAACGTATAGATGAACTCACCCCATATAAACACGAAAAACATGGAGGAGGAAATGGAGATGCCTATTTAGCATTTATTAAAAACACTTTAAAACCGCACATAGACGTTGCTTACAGGACAAAACCAGAAGCAGAACATACCTCAATTTTTGGATCATCCTTAGGAGGTTTGCTATCCTTTTATGCTGTAATAAAATATCCTGAAACATTCGGAAACGCTGGAGTATTCTCTCCTGCATTTTGGATTAATCCTGAAATTTTTGAATTAGTAGAAGCTACTGATATCCCAGAAACTTCAAAATTTTACTTTCTGGCTGGCAGTGATGAAGGAGACACTATGATTCCGAAGTTAGAAAAAATGATTAAATTACTTCAATCTAAAGGAGTCAATGAATTGCAATTTGAAAGCCATACGATTGAAGGTGGACAACATAATGAAAAACTTTGGGCAACTCATTTTGGAGAGGCGTATCAATATCTAATATCTAACAATTAA